From a single Mobula birostris isolate sMobBir1 chromosome 13, sMobBir1.hap1, whole genome shotgun sequence genomic region:
- the LOC140207434 gene encoding uncharacterized protein encodes MAHQRVHTRERPFTCSDCGKGFTQSSNLKVHQRVHTGERPFTCSDCGKGFTQLANLQAHQRVHTGERPFTCTDCGKGFARSSDLQIHQRVHTGERPFTCSDCGKGFTSSSQLKEHQRVHTGERPFTCSDCGKGFTRSPDLQMHQRVHTGERPFTCSVCGKGFNLSSHLKVHQRVHTGERPFTCTDCGKGFTQSSDLLKHQRFHTGERPFTCSVCGKGFTRSPDLQRHQQVHTGERPFTCSDCGKGFTQSSQLKVHQRVHTGERPFTCSVCGKGFNLSSHLKVHQRVHTGERPFTCTDCGKGFTQSSDLLKHQRFHTGERPFTCSDCGKGFTQSSQLKVHRRVHTGERPFTCSDCGKGFTQSLEESVFNNPSEAGKMTHNVEMSPE; translated from the exons atggctcaccagcgagttcacaccagggagcggccgttcacctgctcagactgcgggaagggattcactcagtcatctaacctgaaggtacatcagagagttcacactggggagaggccattcacctgctcagactgtgggaagggattcacacagttagctaacctacaagcacatcagcgagttcacactggggagaggccgttcacctgcacagactgtgggaagggatttgctcgatcatctgatctacagatacatcagcgagttcacactggggagaggccgttcacctgctcagactgtgggaagggattcacttcgtcatctcaactgaaggaacatcagagagttcacactggggagaggccgttcacctgctcagactgtgggaagggattcactcgatcacctGATCTGCAgatgcatcagcgagttcacactggggagag gccattcacttgctcagtctgtgggaagggatttaatttatcatctcatctgaaggtacatcagcgagttcacactggagagaggccgttcacatgcacagactgtgggaagggattcactcagtcatccgacctactgaaacaccagcgatttcacactggggagaggccgttcacctgctcagtctgtgggaagggattcactcgatcacctgatctacagagacaccagcaagttcacactggggagaggccgttcacctgctcagactgtgggaagggattcactcagtcatcccaactgaag gtacatcagcgagttcacactggggagaggccattcacttgctcagtctgtgggaagggatttaatttatcatctcatctgaaggtacatcagcgagttcacactggagagaggccgttcacctgcacagactgtgggaagggattcactcagtcatccgacctactgaaacaccagcgatttcacactggggagaggccgttcacctgctcagactgtgggaagggattcactcagtcatcccaactgaaggtgcatcggagagttcacactggggagaggccgttcacctgctcagactgtgggaagggattcactcag